A genomic window from Pseudomonadales bacterium includes:
- a CDS encoding 8-oxo-dGTP diphosphatase — MNPDSRALKQLDARLCDWQPDFVGTLAFIVSGDSVLLIRKKRGHGAGKLNGPGGKVEAGETPLAGVIRETEEEVGVRLIRPELLGRFRFVDLRASQWLGFAFLARTWEGTPVETDEARPHWFDKRRLPFDEMWEDDRYWLPRLLNGESLTGDFLFDDGRLLVHRLFTDLDG; from the coding sequence GTGAACCCCGATAGTCGTGCGCTGAAGCAGCTCGATGCCCGGCTGTGCGACTGGCAGCCGGACTTCGTGGGCACCCTGGCCTTCATCGTGTCCGGCGACTCGGTACTGCTGATCCGGAAGAAGCGCGGACACGGTGCGGGCAAGCTGAACGGCCCCGGCGGGAAAGTCGAGGCGGGAGAGACGCCGCTGGCGGGTGTGATCCGGGAAACGGAAGAGGAGGTGGGTGTCCGTCTGATCCGGCCCGAACTGCTCGGCCGCTTCCGTTTCGTGGATCTGCGGGCATCCCAGTGGCTGGGGTTCGCATTTCTTGCAAGGACCTGGGAGGGGACACCGGTAGAGACCGACGAAGCGCGACCGCACTGGTTCGATAAGCGCCGCCTGCCTTTCGATGAAATGTGGGAAGACGACCGTTACTGGCTGCCGCGACTGCTCAATGGAGAATCTCTGACCGGTGATTTCCTGTTCGACGACGGGCGGCTGCTGGTGCACCGCCTGTTCACCGATTTGGACGGGTAA
- the cysZ gene encoding sulfate transporter CysZ, which yields MSATAGSGISAFAEGARLILRPGLRRYVFAPALASLLVIVSAGYWAWDYLSEISASIVAWLPDWLGFLDVVLVPLLYVLGVLIGTWLFALLAVIVASPFLGTLSAAVERHVRGRAPESGNRLWQDVVSSFGREARKLLYHLPRLLAVFLFSLIPAVNVAAPVLWLLFGAWTMAVQFCDYPTENRARPFSDTLQLLNANRMAALAFGFCTSVALAIPLLNFLLIPVAVAGGTVLLCEMNSAGSGQEPGPGNRK from the coding sequence GTGAGTGCGACGGCCGGCTCCGGTATCAGCGCCTTCGCCGAAGGCGCGCGGCTCATTCTCCGCCCGGGTTTGCGTCGCTATGTTTTCGCACCTGCCCTGGCGAGCCTGCTGGTGATCGTCTCCGCTGGCTACTGGGCCTGGGATTACCTCTCGGAAATCAGTGCCAGCATCGTTGCCTGGCTGCCCGACTGGCTGGGTTTCCTCGATGTAGTCCTCGTACCCCTGCTCTACGTGCTCGGTGTACTGATCGGTACCTGGCTTTTCGCCCTGCTCGCGGTAATCGTCGCCAGCCCTTTTCTCGGTACGCTTTCCGCAGCCGTGGAGCGTCATGTCAGAGGACGCGCTCCGGAATCAGGTAACCGGCTCTGGCAGGATGTTGTGAGCAGTTTCGGCAGGGAAGCACGCAAGCTTCTCTATCACCTGCCCCGCCTGCTCGCCGTGTTCCTGTTTTCCCTGATTCCCGCAGTGAACGTCGCAGCACCCGTACTGTGGCTGCTGTTCGGCGCCTGGACAATGGCTGTGCAGTTCTGTGACTACCCCACCGAGAACCGTGCCCGCCCCTTTTCGGATACTCTGCAGCTCCTCAACGCCAACCGGATGGCGGCCTTGGCATTCGGTTTCTGCACGTCTGTTGCACTGGCCATTCCGCTGCTGAATTTTCTGCTCATCCCCGTGGCTGTGGCCGGGGGGACCGTGCTGCTGTGCGAAATGAACAGCGCAGGTTCGGGCCAGGAGCCCGGGCCAGGAAATCGGAAATAG
- a CDS encoding phosphotransferase family protein: MAEVEGIALERVTRWLSERIADLSPPLEFKLIAGGHSNLTYRFVDSGGRAFVLRRPPLGHVLESAHDMSREHRIVSALQGGPVPVAPTFGLCEDRDVNGAPFYIMGFVEGVVLHDAEAASHLSVSERLSVGEHVIDILCRLHAIDPDTVGLGQLGRKEAYLERQLNRWGKQWLASKTHEIPAMEETARLLQERLPQQIGASIVHGDYRLGNMIVAEGRIQAVLDWELCTLGDPLADVGYLLNSWAQPGETEVGLVPTEAGGFPDREALCARYEKATGRDLSGINYYRAFSHWRLAAIGQGVYKRYLVGAMGANREMDLDAYRDSVHVRAEAALALLS; this comes from the coding sequence ATGGCAGAAGTCGAGGGCATTGCTCTGGAGAGGGTGACACGGTGGCTGTCTGAGCGTATCGCCGATCTCTCGCCGCCGCTTGAATTCAAGCTGATCGCTGGCGGGCATTCCAATCTCACATACCGCTTTGTGGATTCGGGCGGCCGGGCCTTCGTGTTGAGGCGGCCGCCACTGGGGCATGTGCTGGAAAGTGCACACGACATGTCCCGGGAGCATCGAATCGTTTCAGCCCTGCAGGGCGGACCCGTTCCCGTGGCACCGACCTTCGGCCTGTGCGAAGACCGGGACGTGAACGGCGCCCCGTTTTACATCATGGGTTTTGTCGAAGGCGTGGTGCTTCACGACGCGGAGGCCGCGTCGCATCTGAGCGTATCCGAACGGCTGAGCGTGGGTGAACATGTCATCGATATACTCTGCCGCCTGCATGCAATCGACCCTGATACCGTGGGTCTCGGCCAGCTCGGACGCAAGGAGGCCTACCTGGAACGTCAGCTCAATCGCTGGGGGAAGCAGTGGCTGGCATCGAAAACACATGAGATACCCGCGATGGAGGAAACCGCCCGCCTGCTGCAGGAACGCCTTCCCCAACAGATCGGTGCCAGCATCGTGCACGGTGATTATCGTCTCGGCAATATGATCGTGGCCGAAGGCAGAATCCAGGCCGTGCTCGACTGGGAGCTTTGCACACTGGGTGACCCGCTCGCCGACGTGGGCTACCTGCTCAACTCCTGGGCACAGCCGGGTGAAACCGAGGTGGGTCTGGTGCCGACGGAGGCCGGCGGCTTTCCCGATCGCGAGGCGCTGTGTGCGCGTTACGAAAAGGCGACTGGCCGCGACCTGAGCGGGATCAACTACTACCGCGCGTTCTCACACTGGCGACTTGCGGCCATTGGCCAGGGTGTCTACAAGCGTTATCTGGTCGGTGCCATGGGTGCGAACCGGGAGATGGATCTCGACGCCTATCGCGACAGCGTGCATGTGCGTGCGGAGGCAGCCCTCGCCCTGCTCAGCTAG
- a CDS encoding dUTP diphosphatase, with amino-acid sequence MAADTQQTRRSHMLLTMAQMQEAHNRLVHPDWRTQGYEYYRAIWVECAELLDHFGWKWWKQQHADTDQVKLEIVDIWHFGLSDLIRAGSLDADMLDPVSFDPVADPGGRRFRDSVETLAQITLMKRAFDLKTFVKVMQSLPMGFEELFHMYVGKNVLNTFRQDNGYKSGTYRKLWEDREDNEHLVEVLGVLECDPEDIPTRLYQALEQRYRASEPR; translated from the coding sequence TTGGCAGCAGACACACAGCAGACCCGCCGCAGCCATATGCTGCTCACCATGGCGCAGATGCAGGAGGCGCACAATCGGCTGGTGCATCCGGACTGGCGGACTCAGGGCTATGAGTACTACCGCGCGATCTGGGTAGAGTGCGCCGAGCTCCTCGACCATTTCGGCTGGAAATGGTGGAAGCAGCAGCACGCCGATACGGATCAGGTGAAACTCGAAATCGTGGACATCTGGCACTTCGGTCTGAGCGATCTCATTCGCGCAGGCTCACTCGATGCGGACATGCTCGACCCGGTCTCCTTCGATCCGGTCGCTGATCCCGGTGGCAGACGGTTTCGCGACTCGGTGGAGACTCTGGCTCAGATCACACTCATGAAAAGAGCCTTTGACCTGAAAACTTTTGTGAAAGTCATGCAGTCGCTGCCGATGGGCTTCGAGGAACTGTTTCACATGTACGTGGGCAAGAACGTGCTCAATACGTTCCGCCAGGACAATGGTTACAAATCCGGAACTTATCGGAAGCTGTGGGAGGACCGGGAAGACAACGAACATCTGGTGGAAGTGCTCGGGGTGCTGGAGTGCGACCCTGAGGATATCCCGACTCGCCTCTATCAGGCCCTCGAGCAGCGTTACCGGGCGAGTGAACCCCGATAG
- a CDS encoding protease complex subunit PrcB family protein has protein sequence MTCCAIAPRSSVSYRSLPWLLTGLLLLTGCSRPVELAATEVLNEANCKGAEDGLQLVSYSEVAAMRGSTLLGMTVAAEDKESDLLLLSLSKGQQPTAGYHFELRDALLDEQTATLLVHWQQPAADSALAQIITFPCLVIGLESGTYTRIVARDQNDELLGEVQL, from the coding sequence GTGACATGTTGTGCAATCGCACCACGCAGTTCAGTCAGCTACAGAAGTCTGCCCTGGCTTCTGACCGGTCTGCTGCTGCTCACCGGCTGCTCCCGACCCGTTGAACTCGCTGCTACTGAGGTTCTCAACGAAGCCAACTGCAAAGGTGCTGAGGATGGTCTCCAGCTGGTGAGCTACAGCGAAGTCGCCGCAATGCGCGGTTCCACACTGCTGGGTATGACCGTGGCAGCAGAGGATAAAGAATCCGACCTGCTGCTGCTGTCCCTGTCGAAAGGCCAGCAGCCGACGGCCGGTTACCATTTCGAGTTGCGGGACGCTCTGCTCGATGAGCAGACGGCGACCCTGCTGGTGCACTGGCAGCAGCCGGCTGCGGACAGTGCGCTTGCCCAGATCATCACCTTCCCCTGCCTGGTGATCGGTCTGGAGTCCGGTACCTACACCCGTATCGTGGCTCGCGATCAGAACGATGAACTGCTCGGCGAAGTGCAGCTCTGA
- a CDS encoding LLM class flavin-dependent oxidoreductase, with protein sequence MRIGISISSSYPGAAPREGAAWMVDRARAAWQAGLDSLFVGDHHVTSSPYYQNTPMIGRMLAQWGDRPVGALYLLPLWHPVLLAEQVATLACLAEGRFILQCGLGGDPRQSAGMGTRLADRVSAFEAGLDTLRRLWAGERVSMSAPWNFEAARISPLPPEPIEVWIGAQAPQALQRAARMGEGWLASPGLTLDAAARDLNRYRQSCAEFGRSPTTVAIRRDIYIGRSAQEAREVMRPYIEAGYRGFPDAALMYGSVEEVTEQMRALEKLGYTDVIVRNIVSDQTRALATIERLAEVRSLLV encoded by the coding sequence ATGCGAATCGGTATTTCGATTTCTTCGAGCTATCCGGGTGCGGCACCCCGGGAAGGTGCCGCCTGGATGGTCGATCGCGCGCGCGCCGCCTGGCAGGCCGGGCTGGACAGCCTTTTTGTGGGTGACCACCATGTCACGTCCTCACCCTACTACCAGAACACGCCGATGATCGGTCGCATGCTGGCACAGTGGGGCGATCGCCCGGTCGGTGCGCTCTATCTGCTGCCGCTGTGGCACCCGGTCCTGCTGGCCGAACAGGTGGCGACCCTCGCCTGCCTGGCCGAAGGGCGCTTCATTCTCCAGTGCGGTCTGGGCGGTGACCCTCGGCAGAGTGCCGGCATGGGCACCCGTCTGGCAGACCGGGTGAGCGCGTTCGAAGCCGGTCTGGATACGCTGCGGCGCTTATGGGCCGGGGAGCGGGTGTCGATGAGCGCACCCTGGAACTTCGAAGCGGCCAGAATTTCCCCCCTGCCGCCGGAACCGATCGAAGTCTGGATTGGAGCCCAGGCACCGCAGGCGCTGCAGCGTGCGGCGCGGATGGGCGAAGGCTGGCTGGCATCACCCGGCCTGACCCTCGACGCCGCGGCGCGGGATCTGAACCGGTACCGACAGAGTTGCGCTGAGTTTGGCCGCTCTCCCACAACGGTGGCTATCCGTCGGGATATTTACATCGGCCGCAGCGCGCAGGAAGCGCGGGAGGTAATGCGTCCCTATATCGAGGCCGGCTACCGCGGATTTCCCGATGCTGCCTTGATGTATGGCAGCGTGGAGGAAGTCACAGAGCAGATGCGTGCTCTGGAAAAACTGGGTTACACGGATGTGATCGTGCGCAACATTGTCAGCGATCAGACCCGGGCGCTCGCAACCATAGAGCGTCTTGCTGAGGTCAGATCCCTGCTGGTCTGA
- a CDS encoding acyl-CoA dehydrogenase family protein: MDLSYGPEYEAFRHEVQEFLRTHADRAPRGEGQRARASLDWQKLLIERGYTARTIPKEYGGYGAEPDILKSRIIGEEFAKAKVSQGLGGQGISMLVPTLLEVGSEAQKRTFIPPTLRGEMIWCQGYSEPGAGSDLASLRTSAVLDGDEWVVNGQKIWTSTAHIADWIFCLVRTEPDAPKHQGISFLLFRMDTPGIEIRPLVDMTGVANFNETFFTDVRVPKDQIVGARGQGWQVANAILGHERDSLANPDVTLSRLNSLIDLMKQETINGEPVLNNPVYRDRLMSIQGRVMALRCNDLRVLSSKVNGNTDTGLARMISKLQGTELRHELEQLAIDAMGEIGLAYGDNPHLRDHGSWQSQYMYFLGLIIGGGTSQIQKNIISERGLGLPREPKIAKAG, from the coding sequence ATGGACCTTTCCTACGGGCCGGAGTACGAGGCCTTCCGCCACGAAGTTCAGGAATTCCTGCGCACCCACGCCGACCGCGCCCCCCGGGGTGAGGGTCAGCGCGCCAGGGCGAGCCTCGACTGGCAGAAGCTGCTCATCGAGAGAGGTTACACGGCCCGGACCATCCCCAAAGAATATGGTGGCTACGGTGCCGAACCGGACATTCTGAAATCACGCATCATCGGCGAGGAATTCGCGAAGGCCAAGGTCAGTCAGGGCCTCGGCGGACAGGGCATCTCCATGCTGGTGCCGACCCTGCTCGAAGTCGGCAGCGAAGCCCAGAAACGCACCTTCATTCCCCCCACCCTGCGCGGTGAAATGATCTGGTGCCAGGGCTACTCGGAGCCCGGGGCGGGCAGCGATCTGGCCAGTCTGCGCACTTCCGCCGTACTCGATGGCGACGAGTGGGTGGTCAACGGTCAGAAGATCTGGACCAGCACCGCGCACATTGCCGACTGGATATTCTGCCTGGTACGCACCGAACCGGATGCGCCCAAACACCAGGGCATCTCGTTTCTGCTGTTCCGCATGGATACCCCGGGCATAGAAATCCGTCCCCTGGTGGACATGACCGGTGTTGCCAATTTCAACGAGACCTTTTTCACCGATGTGCGGGTGCCGAAAGATCAGATCGTCGGTGCGCGTGGTCAGGGCTGGCAGGTGGCCAACGCCATCCTGGGACACGAGCGGGATTCCCTCGCCAATCCGGACGTTACCTTGAGCCGGCTCAACAGCCTGATCGATCTCATGAAGCAGGAAACCATCAACGGCGAACCGGTGCTGAACAATCCGGTTTACCGGGACCGTCTCATGAGCATCCAGGGTCGGGTGATGGCGCTGCGCTGCAACGACCTGCGGGTACTGTCATCCAAGGTGAACGGCAACACGGATACCGGACTCGCCCGAATGATCTCGAAGCTTCAGGGCACGGAGCTGCGCCACGAACTGGAACAGCTGGCGATCGATGCAATGGGCGAAATCGGTCTGGCCTACGGTGACAATCCGCATCTGCGTGACCATGGCAGCTGGCAATCCCAGTACATGTACTTCCTCGGCCTGATCATCGGCGGCGGTACTTCCCAGATTCAGAAGAACATCATCAGCGAACGGGGTCTGGGACTGCCTCGCGAACCTAAGATTGCGAAGGCCGGTTAA
- a CDS encoding hydroxyacid dehydrogenase — protein sequence MAKAYTTALVMHPVVCDELMRADHIQRLSAATRLVNDVPFRSVDEIGTQLSSIEVLVTSWGCQRIDQEIIDRMPRLKLIAHMAGSVKGFLDDVVWRRGILVTNAVAANAVPVAEYTLAAILFANKKVFQLNRIYTTEHENRAPWTREAPDVGNYRKTVGIVGASHVGRLVIEHLRRFDMRILVCDPYFTPLAVRDLGATKVGLSELLATADVVSLHAPLNKDTLHQIGARELSLMRDGATLINTARGAIIEPRALEQELLKGRLFAILDTTEPDILPSDSPLYRLPNVFLTPHIAGSLGAETQRLADYLVAEVERFTRGVALKHLVRREHLVRLA from the coding sequence ATGGCCAAAGCTTACACAACAGCACTCGTGATGCATCCCGTCGTCTGCGACGAGCTCATGAGAGCGGACCATATTCAGCGTCTCAGTGCAGCAACGCGCCTGGTGAACGATGTGCCTTTTCGCAGTGTCGACGAAATTGGCACTCAGCTTTCCAGCATCGAAGTGCTCGTCACCAGCTGGGGCTGCCAGCGCATCGACCAGGAAATCATCGATCGCATGCCGCGGCTGAAACTGATCGCACACATGGCCGGCAGTGTGAAGGGTTTCCTCGACGACGTCGTCTGGCGTCGCGGCATCCTGGTGACCAACGCAGTGGCCGCCAACGCCGTACCGGTCGCGGAATACACCCTTGCGGCGATCCTGTTTGCCAACAAGAAAGTCTTCCAGCTCAACCGTATCTACACCACCGAACACGAAAACCGCGCACCCTGGACCCGGGAAGCACCGGATGTGGGCAATTACCGCAAAACCGTCGGCATCGTCGGCGCCTCCCATGTCGGCCGCCTGGTGATCGAGCACCTGCGCCGTTTCGATATGCGCATTCTCGTCTGCGATCCCTATTTCACACCGCTGGCGGTCCGGGATCTGGGCGCGACCAAAGTCGGACTCTCGGAACTGCTCGCGACTGCGGACGTGGTCAGCCTGCATGCGCCGCTGAACAAAGACACCCTGCATCAGATCGGCGCACGGGAGCTTTCGCTGATGCGCGACGGCGCCACTCTGATCAATACCGCGCGGGGGGCAATCATCGAGCCCCGGGCGCTGGAGCAGGAGCTGCTGAAAGGTCGCCTGTTCGCCATACTCGACACCACCGAACCGGACATCCTGCCTTCGGACTCACCCCTCTATCGACTCCCCAACGTCTTCCTCACCCCCCATATCGCCGGCTCCCTCGGCGCCGAGACCCAGCGCCTGGCCGATTACCTGGTCGCCGAAGTGGAACGATTCACCCGGGGGGTCGCCCTGAAGCACCTGGTCCGACGCGAACACCTGGTGCGACTCGCGTAG
- a CDS encoding acyl-CoA dehydrogenase family protein produces the protein MEFGLSEEQTQLQDTVNRYLNDASSLDAVRRFVENPEQDVWPGLVELGVPGILVDEAAGGLGLSCLDAALVAEALGSHTAPSPFLGSAVMAPLALRLSGSNPEDLLSQLVSGSATVGIAFGEAIAARAGAGVISQDGCLSGTALFVIDSGASHYLVADQSRSLFLVDADAQGLTQRALTTIDRTRPTTELKFAKTPALKLTEDPAVFQQVLNSGRVMLAADTLGAAQNMLDQAVEYAKQREQFNRPIGSFQAVKHMCAEMAASLEPCRALVWYAAHSQDQVPEEATLMACHAKAHLAEVGTFVARTATEVHGGMGFTDLLGLHYWFKRIGWNRQLLGAPELVREEAARAQQLVA, from the coding sequence ATGGAATTCGGACTTTCGGAAGAGCAGACGCAACTCCAGGATACGGTCAACCGGTACCTGAATGACGCCAGCAGTCTCGACGCAGTACGCCGGTTCGTCGAAAACCCGGAACAGGATGTCTGGCCCGGGCTGGTCGAACTCGGGGTGCCCGGCATCCTGGTGGATGAAGCGGCAGGCGGTCTCGGACTCAGCTGCCTCGATGCCGCACTGGTCGCGGAAGCCCTCGGCAGTCATACCGCGCCCTCACCCTTTCTGGGCTCCGCTGTGATGGCGCCTCTCGCCCTGCGACTGTCGGGCAGCAATCCGGAGGATCTGCTGAGTCAGCTGGTGAGTGGAAGCGCCACCGTCGGCATCGCGTTCGGTGAGGCCATTGCTGCCCGGGCGGGTGCGGGGGTGATCAGTCAGGACGGCTGCCTCAGCGGCACTGCGCTGTTCGTGATCGATTCCGGCGCCAGTCACTACCTGGTTGCGGACCAGAGTCGCAGTCTGTTTCTTGTGGATGCAGATGCTCAGGGATTAACCCAGCGTGCGCTCACCACCATCGACCGGACACGACCCACAACAGAGTTGAAATTCGCAAAGACGCCCGCACTTAAGCTCACTGAAGACCCTGCCGTTTTTCAGCAGGTGCTGAATTCCGGTCGTGTGATGCTCGCTGCCGATACCCTGGGTGCCGCCCAGAACATGCTCGATCAGGCAGTGGAGTACGCAAAACAGAGGGAGCAGTTCAATCGCCCGATCGGCTCCTTCCAGGCGGTGAAGCACATGTGCGCGGAAATGGCAGCAAGCCTCGAACCCTGCCGCGCCCTGGTCTGGTACGCAGCACACAGCCAGGACCAGGTGCCGGAAGAGGCCACGCTGATGGCGTGCCACGCCAAGGCACACCTCGCGGAAGTCGGCACCTTTGTCGCCCGTACGGCGACAGAGGTTCACGGCGGCATGGGCTTCACCGATCTGCTCGGCCTGCACTACTGGTTCAAGCGCATCGGCTGGAACCGGCAGCTGCTCGGCGCCCCGGAGCTGGTACGCGAGGAAGCAGCACGGGCGCAGCAGCTGGTGGCCTGA
- a CDS encoding aminotransferase class I/II-fold pyridoxal phosphate-dependent enzyme, which produces MLPFRDEIEALQQNGITKVAFRRMGDPAVIPLWFGEGDSPTPVFVREAAKAALDAGQTFYSHTRGRPELRRALRTYLQNLYGIELDERRITVPGSAMLGVTIAAQTALTTGSHGLIVGPVWPNIDAVFRITGAEVSYVRQRLTGNGWQLSVREIIDAVRPNTRAIFVNSPCNPTGWVMAADAQAELLAYARERKVLIIADEVYHRTVFDTVHAPSFLQSARDDDPLVVVNGFSKAWAMTGWRIGWVVTPLRHEILWTALSECFNTTTNVFAQLGAVAALEQGEAFVAEQQQQFKQGRDLVDAALGSHPLFDHVSPEGAFYAFPRVRGLTDSLEFVEAMLEAEDVGVAPGYTFGPGNDAHFRICFAQSPVRLQDGLNRIVRFTEQRFG; this is translated from the coding sequence ATGCTGCCCTTTCGCGACGAAATCGAAGCCTTACAGCAGAACGGCATCACGAAAGTGGCTTTCAGGCGGATGGGCGATCCTGCGGTCATTCCGCTGTGGTTTGGTGAAGGCGACAGCCCTACCCCCGTGTTCGTTCGCGAGGCGGCCAAGGCTGCGCTGGACGCCGGGCAGACTTTTTACAGCCACACCCGGGGCCGACCCGAGCTGCGCCGCGCACTGCGGACCTATCTGCAGAATCTCTATGGCATCGAGCTGGACGAACGGCGCATTACCGTACCCGGTTCGGCCATGCTCGGTGTCACTATAGCCGCCCAGACTGCGCTGACCACAGGCAGTCATGGTCTCATTGTGGGTCCGGTGTGGCCCAACATCGATGCCGTGTTCCGCATCACGGGTGCCGAAGTCTCCTATGTGCGCCAGCGCCTGACCGGCAACGGCTGGCAGCTCTCGGTGCGCGAAATCATCGACGCAGTACGCCCCAACACCCGGGCAATCTTCGTGAACTCCCCCTGTAATCCCACCGGGTGGGTAATGGCTGCGGACGCCCAGGCGGAGCTGCTTGCCTACGCACGGGAGCGGAAGGTGCTGATCATCGCGGATGAGGTCTACCACCGCACCGTGTTCGATACTGTGCATGCACCTTCCTTCCTGCAGAGCGCGCGTGACGATGATCCACTGGTGGTGGTCAACGGTTTCTCGAAAGCCTGGGCCATGACGGGCTGGCGTATTGGCTGGGTGGTGACCCCCTTACGCCACGAAATTCTCTGGACTGCGCTGTCCGAGTGTTTCAATACCACCACCAATGTCTTCGCTCAGCTCGGTGCGGTAGCGGCGCTTGAACAGGGGGAAGCTTTTGTCGCGGAACAGCAGCAGCAGTTCAAGCAGGGACGCGATCTTGTCGATGCGGCACTGGGCAGTCACCCGCTCTTCGACCACGTCTCACCCGAAGGTGCGTTCTATGCTTTTCCCAGGGTTCGTGGTCTCACCGACAGTCTGGAATTCGTGGAAGCTATGCTGGAGGCCGAAGACGTCGGTGTTGCACCCGGCTACACTTTCGGTCCGGGCAACGACGCCCACTTCCGCATCTGTTTTGCCCAGAGTCCTGTGCGTCTGCAGGATGGACTGAACCGCATCGTGAGATTCACGGAGCAGCGCTTCGGTTGA